CCGTATTCTTTTGTTGTGGTAAATTCAATACACATCATTGAACTTTTCTTACCattgaaacaaagaaaattccATTTGCTTGCCGCCTTATTAGGTATCAGCCCCTGGACGGCATCTAAGTATAACATAGGCGTGTCTTTCAGGTCTAGTTTTACAAGTGTAtcgttttttttgtatgaTATAGTGCCATTGCAAAACCCTCTAGGAACAAATACATGTCTGATCATCCTTCTAGACGTACTGGAAGAGTCTCTTTTAGTCAATTCTTCTAAGCTTATGCTCTTATCAAGGTAGTAGTTGGAGCCATCTGGATTTATTATAAATCCCTCTTGTAGATTTACGGTCATGTCAACTTTCAAATCCTTTAGCAAACAGTTTGTGCTTCCCTTTGGAATGTCTATCTTAATTAACAACTGAGCAAACCCAtctgatgaagaatctTTCAGAGGcacaaaatgaaaagttaCATTGTCCGATTCTACTTTCAATGTATCGAaatctttgatattatcaattttgaagCTTTCCCATATATCAATGTTCTCTTCAGAGTCCTCCCCGCTACTAGCTTTGaatactttgaaatttaacTGAAATCCTTTATATATACCCCCCATAATACTTGAATATAATAGTTGGATAAATCCACATTTGTCATTGGTGAGATCCGTAAAATACAGAGTCTGCGTCTCTATCCTTGTTTCCGTTGGGTTTCTTACTGCTTTCAACAAGCTATgtgatttgaattttttgtgATTTGACGTCCTACAAAACCATTCCAATTTAGATGTATCCTGGAATTTAGTGTAATTATTATGATCCTTTTCAGATAAAACTTCCTTAACAGGAGCAAATTTtgtcttttcctttttaatTGCAACCgccattcttttttctttacgAGTTTAAGTTCAGCTAACAATATATTGCCCCAAAATTCTGGAAATTTCTCGAAGATTTAGAAGGAAATCATCACTATCTCAGTGTATATCATGtctatttatatataaaatctTTATTCCCCTATTAATAGTTTCTGTTAAGCCCTATCCCAAGAAATAAAAGCCGGATATAACcctatattttcttcttttgaccTATCTGTCGTTTAGCACTCTTATTTTCATAACCTATCCAACATATTCTTTTGACCTAGGTCACCCGTgaaatttcatttcttagttttcaagaaaagaagaaaagcaatTGAAAGAATCATTACTTTTATTACAAGTACGTAAAATTGGGAGTTGTAATCATTCCTTTACAGAAAATATTGTATATTCTTTGCATATAATTACACACACCAAAGTAATGTCTGCTACTTCTTCAAGTGGTGACGTAAATAAAGTTCTAGTTTTACCAAAGCCAACGACTAATGCATCACCACCACCAGCATCGAGTGGGTTTAACGCAAGGACCCTGTGGCCAGATCTGATAGAAACTCCAGAAAACCGGTGGGTTTTTGAGTGCAAAGATATTATCGAAAAGATAGGGACTAATGAACCGATAGCATtggaaatgaagaaaaatatggaaAAATGTTTGATGTATTTCTACACACttaagaaaaaactgaACCTCTTTGATCACACTTACACAGCATCGTGCATTCTCTTCTATAGATATTGGTTTGTATATGGAATACCAACGACGATAACCGAATGTATACATATATCACAGGGGATTCTGGTGACTGCATGCAAAACGATGGAGAATAATAGGCCCATAGAGGCCTATGTTAAGGCTACCTGTGATTTTTTAATGCAAAGTGTACCGTCTTTGAAAAGTCGAACAAATATCGATAAACTGAAATGGGAATTCAGAGATAAGTTAGTgacaaatgaaaaaaaaatcttgtgTTTATTTGGATTCGATTTAAATATTGGTAATCCAAAGGAGTTAATTGAAGAAGTATTCAGCGGCTATTATAGATTCAACAGGGATCACAATTTGccagaaaatttcaagaaagcttttccaaaaattctacaagaatcaagaaattttatgGTGCAAGCTGTCACCCAACCCGTTTCTTTATTGTGTGACGGTTTCACTTTCATCGCTTTATCTCTCATATATTGTGGTTTAGAGTATAAAAAACTTGTCGACAAAGATTTCAGATATccaaaaaacttttttaaGGATAGATTTCCTATTGAAGTCACGCCGGATAATTTCGCTAATATCTTCACCGATTATAAGTTACTGGAggagaattttttcaatttgaaaagtaatAAGGGTGCCAAGTTACAAATTGATGCAAGGATGATCCATTCTGTGATTGATGAAAGTATAAATGTGGAAAATGAGACTTCAGAACTCTCTGATCCATTCAACTACGACTTGATCAAATCTGGTGAGGTGAAAGAAGAGTTTTTAAACCATATTGAAACTAGGGTTGCAGATTTATTAGAGAAGACTAAACAGGAAAGTACGAAGAGAAAGGCTAAAGACCCTGTAAGAGTCCCAGATGCTAAAAAACCCAAAATATAAAGCAAGAGTAGCAGTTTTTGTTTAAGAGAGTGGATCGATAAAGGCCTcatatatacataataGAATATCTGGCAAATTTCCTATGTTATCCTCGTAGCAATATTTCCAAAACTCAATCCAATAATCATCAGTTTCTAAATCTTTAGATGAATCCAGGTGCAGCTTTTCCTTAagttttgatttcattttatCTATTATTATTCTCGGATGTTTAAATTGATAAATGTGCGGATGGTAATTATCGAGAGATTCTGAACTGTCATTATCTTCAGATACTTTTTCAGCAACGAGTAACTTCCCCTGTATAGTGGTCAAGAGCATCCTGGGCAATCGAAATTTACTCACTTCATCAGGGCTCTCACAAGCATCAATAAGATTTTCAACAACAGACAAACATTCTATGGTCAAATTATCCGTTTCAGATGGTGTTTCAGATGAgaattcatcatcttgCATATAGTATAGCTTTActacataaaaaaattggatgaCTTTAAACTGAACCCCTGGCGAAAGTAATAGGCTTTCTAGAATTTTATTCAAGCAGCATATTATTTGAGGATCATTCTTAAGTTTGAGGGTTATTGACAGTATATTTTTCTGAATTGCTTCGTTAATATGGTCACTGTTTACCAGTAGCCCAATTCTAGGACCAAACGCATCACATTCACACTCCCAGATTTTGCTTCTCAAAATGGCTAacatttcttcaatttctgcacaacattgaaaaaaatggctCAAAACAAAGTTCTCATTGATCTTTGATAATTTGAGCGAAAACCTATCCATCGCGTCAAAAGCAGCGCAGTATAACGCCTCGATAACATCGATCTCGTCCAGTGACCAATGCCATTGTAGTGATCTTTTCTCCTCATTTAATTCGAAATCGTGAGAATAATTTGTATTTTGCCTTTTGATAAAGTTGCTTAAATTATTACCCACTaatgtttcattttctttcaaatcaacGAGGAAACAATGGCAGCACAGCAAGGATACAAATAATTCGCAgagttcaaaaaaatttcgaATTTTTTCGTCCGCAATACTTGCAAACAATCTTGCTTTTTTAGAGTATGCAATGAATTGTAAACACCAACGAAACGATTGAAATGCGAGGTTGTAATTTTTATCTATATGGGCAAATACTCCCTGAAATAACTTTATATATAGCACCAGTTCTAGTTTCCTTGTTGTCTCCGGGTCgactttctctttcttcaatattttgatgatgTGTTTTGGGCCCATTGAAAGATTGAAGTTTAAAATTTTGCTTAAAGCTTCTTTCAGAAGGTGATTGGTTTGAATCCTTAAAGGAGATCTCTTTTTCATAATGGCAAGATCATAGAATAGGACATGGTATGGAATATGAAGGGCTAGGAAGTTTCTCATCAAATCACCGTCATATTCTTGTAAATTTAGAATTGTCTTCACAGCTTTcttaaattcttttcttgaacttttaCTAAAAGTTTGGTAATCAAAGTCCATATTCATTATATGTTTGTGCACAGTTTATGATATATGAAGAATAAATAGGgcatatatataacttGGTTATCTATGTTCCTGTAAGTGATGAAGTTGTATCATAGCAATTGCCAACTGTGCTCTTTTGTTAAAGTGCAAATCATCATCCCCAATAAAATATAGTAAAATAGAAATCGAAATAGCGTCTAATCagctttcttcaaagtttaATTGAGGTGGAACCTTTGTGGTCGAGCGATGATTCAATTACTTGACGTCATTTGTGTATCTACTATTGTTCCATTTTGTGGCGCTTAAATAACCCGGCAGGCAGAGTCCAGTATTTATTTGGTCAAAATCCTTTCTGCTCATATAAAAGTTATGCAGAAGGAAcatgttttattttctgtcaccttctttgaaggattagattcttctttttatcgCAATGCTCTACGACAGCTTTGAAAGCTTTCTTTATCTTTGAGAACTTTGAGTACATTCATTACAACCTTATAGGAACGATATGTAATCAGAAGGACTTTTAAAAATATGAGAGCTAAGGGATTCGAACCCTTGCATCCGAAGATATCAGAGATTTTAGAGGTTAAATCCACCTAAATCTGACGCCTTAAACCACTCGGCCAAACTCCCATTCTGTGATGGAAGTAATAGAAGATAATTT
The nucleotide sequence above comes from Saccharomyces mikatae IFO 1815 strain IFO1815 genome assembly, chromosome: 12. Encoded proteins:
- the BUR2 gene encoding Bur2p (similar to Saccharomyces cerevisiae BUR2 (YLR226W); ancestral locus Anc_8.429), with product MSATSSSGDVNKVLVLPKPTTNASPPPASSGFNARTLWPDLIETPENRWVFECKDIIEKIGTNEPIALEMKKNMEKCLMYFYTLKKKLNLFDHTYTASCILFYRYWFVYGIPTTITECIHISQGILVTACKTMENNRPIEAYVKATCDFLMQSVPSLKSRTNIDKLKWEFRDKLVTNEKKILCLFGFDLNIGNPKELIEEVFSGYYRFNRDHNLPENFKKAFPKILQESRNFMVQAVTQPVSLLCDGFTFIALSLIYCGLEYKKLVDKDFRYPKNFFKDRFPIEVTPDNFANIFTDYKLLEENFFNLKSNKGAKLQIDARMIHSVIDESINVENETSELSDPFNYDLIKSGEVKEEFLNHIETRVADLLEKTKQESTKRKAKDPVRVPDAKKPKI
- the ADY4 gene encoding Ady4p (similar to Saccharomyces cerevisiae ADY4 (YLR227C); ancestral locus Anc_8.427), which codes for MNMDFDYQTFSKSSRKEFKKAVKTILNLQEYDGDLMRNFLALHIPYHVLFYDLAIMKKRSPLRIQTNHLLKEALSKILNFNLSMGPKHIIKILKKEKVDPETTRKLELVLYIKLFQGVFAHIDKNYNLAFQSFRWCLQFIAYSKKARLFASIADEKIRNFFELCELFVSLLCCHCFLVDLKENETLVGNNLSNFIKRQNTNYSHDFELNEEKRSLQWHWSLDEIDVIEALYCAAFDAMDRFSLKLSKINENFVLSHFFQCCAEIEEMLAILRSKIWECECDAFGPRIGLLVNSDHINEAIQKNILSITLKLKNDPQIICCLNKILESLLLSPGVQFKVIQFFYVVKLYYMQDDEFSSETPSETDNLTIECLSVVENLIDACESPDEVSKFRLPRMLLTTIQGKLLVAEKVSEDNDSSESLDNYHPHIYQFKHPRIIIDKMKSKLKEKLHLDSSKDLETDDYWIEFWKYCYEDNIGNLPDILLCIYEAFIDPLS
- the SMKI12G2790 gene encoding uncharacterized protein (similar to Saccharomyces cerevisiae YDR222W and YLR225C; ancestral locus Anc_8.432); this encodes MAVAIKKEKTKFAPVKEVLSEKDHNNYTKFQDTSKLEWFCRTSNHKKFKSHSLLKAVRNPTETRIETQTLYFTDLTNDKCGFIQLLYSSIMGGIYKGFQLNFKVFKASSGEDSEENIDIWESFKIDNIKDFDTLKVESDNVTFHFVPLKDSSSDGFAQLLIKIDIPKGSTNCLLKDLKVDMTVNLQEGFIINPDGSNYYLDKSISLEELTKRDSSSTSRRMIRHVFVPRGFCNGTISYKKNDTLVKLDLKDTPMLYLDAVQGLIPNKAASKWNFLCFNGKKSSMMCIEFTTTKEYGSATVTIWAVSDKDKILEVGSSVNDHAVKFPSTQEDKQNGWKYPTSIAFPRGFEESNLRLVNRYDIMSELPAFIRSIAENLANMKPFIYQFCQRSKFDDDEGVSIIESTFIN